In the genome of Microcoleus vaginatus PCC 9802, the window CTTGGCTACTTCATAGATTTTAAGCTTTGGCAAGATGCTTTGAAACTTTTAAGATTTGAAATTAAGCAAAAGCAATCTAACAGGCATTTCAATACTTTAAGTATGTTTTATTATGAAAAGCTTGATGCAGCCTGTCTAGATGCTGAGCCTCAAACTTATTTCCAAACTAAGATAGCAAGTAGCCTCTTTTATGGCTTAAAAAAAGAATTTGCTGTCTTCTCTTATGTAATACCTAAAACTGGTCTTGGACTACGTGACTATAAATTTTTTACTTACCCAATGCGAGCGGTTTACTATGCAGTTGGGCTTTACTTACTAAAGCTCTCGCAGGAATTTATAATTGAGACTCATAAAAAAGTAAACAGAATAGAAGCTTTTTATGGAGGCAATCTAAATTATAAAGCTCACGAGCTACAAATTACAGCAACAAACATTTACTACCGTAGCTTTCATGAACAATTCAAACAAAGAATTAAAGAAGAAACCATAAGCGGAAATCAAGACAAATTTATTTTACAGCTAGATATTGAAAACTATTTCAACGAAATATCAATTCCAAAGTTACTTCATTTTTTGCATACTTATGTAAAACCCAGTATGCAGGCGAGTATGGCATATGACTCCTTCACACGTGAACAAATTGTTTGTCTATTTCAATTCATTGCTAACGGAAAATCTTCTGGCATTCCTCAGTCAGATAACAATGTCATATCTAGCTTTATTGGTTACTTGTATCTAGTCTTTGGCGATTTACTTATAGATGATGTGTTGAAAAACTGTACCGCTATTATTGATTTTTATAAAATTATCAGATATACAGATGACATTTATATATCGATCACCTTTAAGCATGGGATTAGCCATGAAGATCAAGGTATTCTAATTCATTCAATAGCATCTCAAATTTCGGAACTTTTATACAGCCGCTTAAATCTTAAGCTTAACTTAAAGACGAGGCTCTATCGCATGGCAAAGCAAGATGAAAAAGAAGAACTTCTTAAAAAAATTCGTAGAGCGTATCCTAGCGATGAATACACTAATATTAGTGAAAAAGAGGAAGAACATAAAAGCAAAGAGACTGAAGTCAGCACTGAAACACCACAAGAAAAGCTAAATAAAGTATTTAAAGAATTAAGACAAATTAAAAAGTCGAGAGTTGAAGACTACTTCATACGAGATCGAGATAGTTCAACTCAAGATGAAATTTTACAATCAGTTTTTGATAAGAGCGTAGAACAGATTCTTAACAAACCAGAAAATAAAAAAGAAATACGCTCTATATTCAATAAGTTTAACTTTGATTTAGTTAAGGTTAAGCCTCTTGAAATCCTAGTTGTTCTTCTTAAAGATGAAGTATCTCTAGATAATTTTAAGAATTTCTGCCTTCGTAAAAATATTATTACAATAAGCGATGCAGATTTGATAATTAAATTTTTATCTCAGACCAATTTTGGCGAGGATAAACTACTTTGGAAGCTCAAACAAAATGCTCATATGAATGATATTATTGATGTATTCATTGAGGGAAAACTTAATTGCAGTAGCCCTGGATATTATAGGTTAGCCTGTATGCAAATGCATCAAATTGCAGTAATGCCAGAGGTGATTGAGCAAACTAGATTGAGAGTATTAAGTGAAAAAGAAAGCTCTTATTCTGTTGCGCTTAACCATCTGCTTAATGAAATTCATGCGGTATGTATAAAGAAAGAAAATGCAATTAATAAAAATTATGATGTTAATGATGTGATTAAATTTCTTCATTTAAATAATGTTCCACATGAGATCTGTATAAAGATCAGAAATTTGTTTGATCGTAGAAACTCTAATAGTATTTCGCATCCTGGTTCTGATGATAGCCTTGCTTGGGAAGTTACACAAGAAGAGTATTGGGATTATCATGAAAACGTTGGTAAGTGTTTAGATTTTCTGCTGTAGCAAATGGCTGCTAGGTGAGTTACGAATAATATGTTGAGCAGCCAGCAGGATAACAAGACGATGGATCGGAATAATATTGAGAGCTTTTTCGTCTAGTTTTTAAGTTTATTTGCCACGGCTCAACTCTGCCGTTATCCTTCGATCGATCACAATACCGAATACTTAAAAATTACCTGCGGTCGATCGCCCTTCAATTCACGCTCGATCGCTCTCTTAATTTCTAGCATTATGGTTCTGCCAAGAGTGCGATATTTGTCAAGGGCGATCGGAGTGTTAGACCGCAACTACAATATAATTAATAGTTATGCCGTGTAAGTTATCTTTTGAGGCATAGTTGTAAAGCTACGGGTGGGTAATCAAGATTTATGAGCTATTCAGAAGCATTTTCACCCAACTACATTACTGCACGAGAGCGATTTCGAGCAGCATCTTCATCTTTTGGTTATCAGCACACAGCCTATCCCATTGATCGGGTTAGTCCAACTGGTGAAGAATTAACTATTGATGTGGCGATCGGTGGTTCTTCAAACCCACGACGATGTGTAGTCATTTCTAGTGGCTTGCATGGAGTAGAAGGCTTTTTGGGATCTGCAATCCAACTTACCTTGTTAGAAAAGCAGCAACTCCTCACATCCTTGTCACCTGATGTTAAGGTTGTATTTATTCATGCTCTGAATCCTTATGGTTTTGCATGGCGACGACGTTGGAATGAAAACAACATAGACTTAAACCGTAACTTTTTATTATCTGAAGAAGTTTTTGATGGCAGTCCAAAGGACTATCCTAAACTCAATTCGTTTCTAAATCCTACTTTACCTCCATCACGCTTTGAACCTTATATTTTTCAAGCTATTTGGCTGATCTTGAGATATGGAATGACCAGTTTGAGAAACACTTTTCCTGTAGGGCAATACGATTTTCCAAAGGGACTTTTTTTTGGTGGCCATGCTGCATCCAAAACTCAAGAGATTCTAGCTAGCAATTTGCCCCAATGGATTGGTAATGCTTCAGAGGTAGTGCATATTGATTTCCACACAGGTTTAGGACGCTGGGGAACTTATAAGCTTTTGCTTGACGGATCTGCAACATCAGAATCTTGTTCAAGACTAGCTCAACGATTTGGAGCAGAAACAATAGAACCGAACAATACAGAAGGTGTGTCATATCCAATTCGCGGTGGATTAAAAACTTGGTGCCAAGCTCTTCTACCAGAGTGTCGCTATGATTTACTAACTGCAGAATTTGGCACTTACTCAACGATTAAAGTCTTGAAGGCATTGCGGGCGGAGAATCGTGCTTACTGGTGGGGTAAGTCAGACCAAAGCTATGAATGGACAAAAGACCAGTTGGTAGAAATGTTTGCACCCATATCTCGCAAGTGGCGAGAACAATGCTTAGCTCAAGGACTTGATCTTTGTAAACGAGCCTTGATGGACTGAAGGAGTTGCGACGGTAAGCGATCGCAATACCCAATACTTCAAAATTACCATTTGGTCGATCGCTCTTCAATTCGGTATTGCGATCGCTCTCTTAATTTCTAGCGTTATTGTTCTGCTAAGAGTGCGATATTTGTCAAGGGCGATCGCCCGGAGTAAGTGAGGTAACCTATTTACAGTGTAACTGATAGCTATAATTTATAATTATGAACTCAATCCAGTTTAAAAGATTCATAAATATCAATAGAATTAGAGGCGCCTATAAGGAATTGCGCCCAGACTTTTTTAAGATGTCTATTCATCACTAGAGCTGATCATTGTCTGTTTAGAACTACAGGAAATAGCAATAACAACTACTCATCGGGTTTGGCTTTGCAAAGCCAATTTTTGATAGTTCTGTCGAATAGGAATCTGAATGATGAACTCTGCTCCCTGGCCGGGATGAGAAACACACTTCAACTGTCCGCGGTGTTTTTCTACCACAATCTGGTAGCTGATTGATAGCCCCAGACCCGTGCCCTTCCCTACGGGTTTCGTCGTGAAGAACGGGTCGAACAGCCGCCGGTTCACTTCCTCTGTCATACCGGGGCCATTGTCGCAAATGCGAATCACAACAAATTGGGGAGCTTTGCGGGTCGCACCGAGCTTGGAGGAATCCACCTCAGCCGAAGAAAATGTAGAGCTTTCCGCAATGGGGGGATTGGAAATCGGGGATTTTTCTTCTTCCCCATACCCCACTGAGGTGCGAATTGCGATCGCCCGCGGCCCCCTTTGGTCATTGAGAGTGTCAATCGCATTCGCCAGTAAATTTACAAACACCTGGTTCAGTTGGCCGGCATAGCACTCCACCAGGGGCAGCGGGCCGTACTCTTTAATTATTTGAATGGCAGACTGGTCTAATTTGGCTTGCAGTCGGTGCTGCAAAATCAATAAGGTGTTATCAATGCCCTCATGGATATCGACCTCTTTCATTTCCGCTTCATCCAGTCGCGAGAAGTTTCGCAGGGAGAGGACTATTTCGCGAATTCGGTCTGCCCCGACCTTCATCGAATCCAGCACTTTGGGTAAGTCTTCCATCAAGAAATCTAATTCGATTGCCTCAATATCCTCAACAATCGCTGCTGTGGGATAGGGGTATTGTTCTTGATAGAGTTTCACCAGTCCTAGTATGTTTTCACTGTATGTTCTGACGTGACTCAGGTTGCCATATATGAAGTTAATCGGGTTATTGATTTCGTGGGCCACCCCGGCCACCATCTGTCCGAGGGAGGACATTTTCTCAGTCTGAATTAGCTGGGTCTGGGTGCGCTTGAGTTCTTGGAAAGAAAGCTCTAGTTGTTCGGCTTGTTTTTTTAATTGCGCTTCTGATATTCGCAGAGCTTGCTCTATCTGCACGCGATCGCGAATTTCCTGGCTCAGGAGCAGATTTTTTTCCTTTAATTCCTGCGTCCTCTCTTCCACTTTATGTTCTAAAGTCCGGCTGTAATCTTCTAATTGCTCATTGGCTTGTTTCAGGTTGTCAGTCGCCTCAGACAAATTGGCATAGAGTCGGGCATTTTCCAAGGAAATCGCCGCTTGAGAGCAGAGCACGGTTAAAACTTCCAGGCGATCGGGAGTAAACGCACTCCTTGTCAGATTATTTTCCAAGTAAAGCAGACCAATGAGCTTTCCTTTATGGACGATCGGCATACATAAAATAGACTTGGGTTGGGCGTGGACGATATAGCTATCCCTGGTAAAAATCCCCTCCTGACTCGCATCATTTAAGACCACATCTTTCTGAGTTCTAGCCACATAATTGAGGAGAGAAAACGGCAATTTTTGACTCGTTTCTATTGGTGGGGATTGCAGCACTATTACCTCATTATTATCTATGCTTGCCGTCCCTTCTACCACCAGTTGACCATCTTTTTCTAAAATTAAGTAGCTTTTTTCAGCCCCAGCATTCTCAATCGCAATTTTCAATAACTTAGAAAGCAGACTTTCCAGAACAATTTCGCCAGAAATAGCTTGAGAAGATTTCATCACAGAGGCGAAATCCAGTGCTGCAAAACTCCCCGTAGTCGTCGAGCTGGTCGTCCGCGATACGTCGAATCTGGGGGCTTCTTTAGTCAGTATTCGCGAGAAAAATTCAGGATATTCTTCTGATAAATCCTGCACTTTTGCCTTCGCTCCCCAGCGAACATAGCCATAGTAAGCATCCGTCAAATAAATCTCCGCTATCTTCTCCCTGCCGCGAGAGAAATAAAACTCGGCAGCGCGTTCATTAGCTAGGGCTTCTTCCTGAATGTATCCCTGTTCTCTGGCTCCTTGAATGCTAGCGTCATAATACTCCATCGCTTTGCCAATTTTACCCAATACCCGCGCTTTCTCCGCCTCCACTAACTCGTACTTATGCTGGAAGTTAGACGGGGCATGAAATGCCCATTTCTGCATTTTTTCTTGATTAGCTTCAACTAAGCTGATGTATTGCTGTTGTTCGGCGTCTGAAGCTTGAGGATAAACAGCGAGTAGAGCGAGGGAATAATAGAAGTTGTGAGGAGCACTAACTACCATTCCCATCACGCTGACTGCGTGTTCGGCGGCTAAACTGGCATTGGCAACGGCATTCTTTGGTTCTTTAAAGAGATATAAGAGAATTGTCTTAGCTAGATAAGTAATAAACAGCAAAATTGTATTGTTAGTTTCAATAAAAACAGGCAACATTTGTGTTTCATTAAAACTTTTGCCAACCAACTGACATTTGGCCTCAGATTCATTTTGAAGATTTAGCGTCACTTGGTGAAATATCTGGATGTAATAGATAGAATAGTCTTGTTTTAGTTTGAGCGCTAAATCAAGATATTGCTCTTGTTCCTCTTCTATAATATCTAATCGTTCGCCAGTCAAAAATATGCTCGCACAATAGACAGTAACACAATAACCGGCATATTCTATATCTCCAGTTTCCAGTCCACTTTGAAACGCTGACAGTAAGGGGAGTAAAGCTTGTTTAGCTGGCGCTTTCCAGTGTATAACAAAGCCATAAAATAATTGATTAACTCTACATTTAAGCGAGTTTGCATTAAATTTATTCAACAACTTTAATGCCAAGTGACCAGACTGATATCCGGCATCTATATCCCCTATTACCGAACACAGTATTAAACTATAAAAAGCATACGCAAAAGCAGCAATAGAGGAATATCCATACTCCATGCAGATTTTAACCAAAGTCACTGCAAGTGGGAGCAAAATTGCGGGATTAGCAGCAAGAACAGGAGAAATAAGAGAAGTCAGTATACTTAAAGCCGCTATTTTGTAAGGGTCTGTCATCTCTGGGAGATTGTCTAAGTCTGCGATATCTGGCAACTCAACCACAAAACCCCCGTTACCCTCGTCCTTTGACAAGGAAACACCCAGCATATCCAGCACTTGCATCCCAGTATCAATGGCTTTTAACATCTGATTTTGAGCCATATAAAACTGGATTTGTAGCTCGTATACTTTCACTTTTTCCAGCAGGGTGGTAGCTTGTTGCAGAACAACTTCAGCAAGAATTGCTGACTTTTCGTAATTGGTATTAATATATTCTGCTTCCACCGCTTCTACATAGAGTGCTAGTGTCAGATCGTAGTTACTCTGCCAACTGTTTTCTGCCAAGAGTTCTAACCCTACTCTTAGTTGCGTGACAGCAGTTTCATAAGCTGTTGCGGCCTTAGCTTTTTTGCCTGCTATCAAATTTAATCGGGCTAGACGATCTTTTTTTGCCTGATTGGTGATGAAGTCAGCCCCAACATTTAACTGATTGACAATCTCAAAGATATTTTCTTCAATCTCCTCTGTTGGAGTATGCTCTAGTAGCAGTTCACCAATTTTAAAGTGGGTCTGTTGTTTCTGAAATTCCGGAATAAGAGAATACGCCGCTTGCTGCACCCGGTCATGGAGAAATTTGTAAGCGATAGGCGCGTGATAGCTGTAAGGCAAAGGGGCAGGTGAGGATAATAGCAGAGGAGAATCTGGAGCTATTCTCTCCTTTACTTCCCTGCTCATTTCATCTGAGGTAAAAACGAGAGGGATTTTGTAGGCTTCGCTCAGGGGCAAAACCAAGCCAGCCTGAAGCGCTTCCCATAAATCAGCGGCCGTTTCCGACTCAGATTTTTCATTGACAATAGCCAGAACTTCTAAATTAAATTTGTCTCCAATACAGGCGGCTAACTTTAAGACATCCTGCGTCTCTTCCGGGAGTTTTTGAATATTTCTGGAAATCAGTTCGACGACATTATAATCTGTGATGCCTACCGCTTGAATTTGGTTCAATGACCAATGCCAGCACCCAGCACTGAAATCAAAGGTCAATAGCTTTTCTTGATGCAGAGTAGCGAACATCTGAGTCAAGAAGAAAGGATTGCCCTGCGTTTTATTGAAAAGTAGCTCGGACAATTCAGAAACCCGGTTTCTCAGAGCGGAAGACTCATTGAGGGTATCTGCTACCAGCAAGCTGACGTTGCTAATATCCAAAGGACGGAGGATTATATTATTTACAACCGCCCCATTCTTTTGAATCTCCTCCAACGTCAGCATCAACGGATGGGTCGGACTAACTTCGTTATCTCGATAGGCTCCCATCAGCAGTAAATATTGGCTGTCCGGGTCACAAATCAGCAAATCAATCAACTTGAGCGATGCCGAATCTGCCCACTGTAAGTCATCCAAAAATACGACGAGCGGGTGTGAGGGTTTAGTAAATACATGAATGAATTCTTTAAACACCCGATTAAAGCGATTCTGGGATTCAGATGGCCCTAATTGGGGAATAGCTTCTTGAGTACCGACAATCAGTTCGACTTCGGGAATGACATCTACTAGGACTTGGCCATTTGACCCTAAAGCTTCTAAGAGTTTCTCTTTCCAAATCGCTAGTTTTTCCGAACTTTCTGTTAACAGATGCCGCATCAAGCCCTGAAAGGCTTGAATCAAAGAAGCATAAGGAATATTTCGCTTTAATTGGTCAAATTTACCGGAGATAAAATACCCGCGCTGCTTGAGAATCGGTTTTTGAACTTCATTCACTAAGGAAGATTTGCCAATCCCTGAGTAACCGCTCACTAGCATCATTTCGCTGGTACCGCCGGAGACTCGCTCAAAGGCTGCCATCAAAGTGGCTACTTCTTGCTCACGACCATAGAGCTTTTGCGGGATGATAAATTGTCCAAATTTATCCCTCTTACCGATTGGAAATTTGTCAATTTTCCCATTCGCTTGCAGTTGATGACGGCATATTTCTAGGTCAGCTTTTAGCCCCCTAGCGCTTTGGTATCTGTCTTCAGCCGTTTTGGCTAATAATTTCATTACAATGTCAGAAATTGCTTGGGGAATCTCACCGATTTGCTGATGGGGCGGCACTGGTCTTTTAGCGATATGGCAGTGAATTAATTCCAGGAGGTCCGTGGCTTGATGGGGCAGCTTTCCAGTTAGCATTTCATAAAAGGTGACACCTAATGAGTAAAAGTCGGTGCGGTAGTCAATTGATCGATTCATCCGCCCGGTTTGTTCTGGGGACATATAGGCAAGGGTGCCTTCTAGCAAGTTGGGACTGCTGAGAATCTGGTTTTCTCGCTCTAGGTGCGTGGCAATGCTAAAATCGATAATTTTTATTTGACCAGTTTTGCGGTTGATAATAATATTCTGCGGTTTAATATCTTTATGAATAATCTTATTTTCATGCAGTTGAGCTAGGGTCTCTGCTAGATGAATTGCCAGACTCAGAAATTCGTTGATTTCAAGGTGTTTAGCCGTGATTAGGTTTTTCAGGGAGTCTCCTCCAAAATCTTCTAATATCAGCGCCAGACCGTTATTATGCTTTTCCACAGAGTAACCTTTGATAATCCCGGCTAGATTCATAGTTTTGACAATTTTATATTCATGCCTCAATCGTGCGATTTCTTCTATTGTGGGATACTCGGGTTTGAGGGTTTTTACTATAACCGGAGTTAGGTCGGACTCCCTAACGCCGCTATAAATAACTGTATTGACACCTTCATGAAGGGGCAACGATAAAAGTTTGTAACCGGGCAGCGTGGTATTCATATTCGTTTTTTCGATTGGTCCGATTATTCGGGTGGGGAATTGATGGATGGGAACCTGAGACAGCGATCTTCGATCGCCTGTTGGGAAAGATTAAACGAGCAGAGCATCAGCTTGTTAGCAAGTGCCAATATTTTGTCCGCTCCTTCAATGCTAAAGTGCATTATTGTCTAATCTTTAACTATAACTATAATACCTGTGCGGAAGTTGGAAAACCAAGGATTGGCGCTTGGATAAGCCCATTCCGATAAATTCTGCGATCGCACTATCTAAACCATCTGTTTAAAGTTCTCTGGACGTACTCCGAACAGACGCTTAAAGTTTTGATAACTCAGGTTCTTTACATCCCAGTAGCTCATTATCTGTCTCAGCCTGAATTATTCCAACTTAGGATTATACATCCTACTACAACCTATTTGTAGCAATTCGACCGGGCGCGATCATTGCTCTTAACAGTGTACAGGTCGCGATCGCCTTGCCTACTTTTTTAAGAGGTCTATTGTAAGAGTGTGCTAACCATAGCTGAGTTAGTTGAGGGCGCGATCGTCGCTAAGTTGAAAACCTGGTCTGTAAGTGAGCAAGATGCGATTATGGAAGAACTTGAAGATGAGCCCAGAGGGGAACCCGCATATACTTGTTATCCCAACGCTCTTGCCAAACTTGCAGCGCGACGGGCTTAGTATCACGCAGGTAAAACCCAAGAACTCGCTCCAGAAACCTGGTGAATTCGCGTAATACAGCCCGCGTCGGTAACAGGATCAAAAGTTACAAAAAAGGGCAATGGATGCAAACCATCCTTTGGAGTCGTGAAGAAGTCCCGCCTCGTGCCAAACATTTGTATGAGAGCAGCATCCGCCCAAAAATTAACTTAGAAGAGAATGTTCGTAGGATGGTAATCATTGATATAGAAACAGGCGACTATAAAGTTGATGAAAATGGTTTACACGCTGCTGATTACCTAAGTGCGAAACATCCAAATGCTAGACTCTTGCGTCTCTGTATTTGATTTAAACTTGCTGCATCTCTAGGTAGTGTCATTGAGCGTCTCTCTAAGTGATTTCACGTATGGTAGATGATAGATATGCTAAACTTAATTTTATTAGATATTGCTTGAAAGTCAAGCGGTTTGAGTTTAAATTGATGAGAACGTTTACTGCGGTGGTTCCGAAAGACCCTGACACTAATTTATATGTAGTCAATGTTGCCGGTTTCTAAGAGAGCGCATTCTCAATGAGAAACTTTAGATGGCCTACAAGCGAACTTAGGTGAAGCGAGTGAAATGTTGTTGGAGGATGAGAATCCAGCATTAAATCGGCCTTCTCTTCAGTACGAGCTTCAATTAAGTACGATCGCTCTTTTAGTCTTTACCCTTAATTATTCTAGTTTGTATAGTTGCTAGGATAGCAGCGAATACTAACCGGACTGCAACTCATGCTAAAAACCATCAAAGGTATTTGCATTACTTGCCAAACAATTCTATGATGGTTCATCATAATCTTGATGATTGTTTCGTTTCATTCTTCAAACTAAGCTAATATGCGATCGCTGGTGTTGACTCTAGCTCTCATATGTTTAGCCACCCCCGCTGTTGCCACAACCTGCGAGGAAAGCTTTCACAAAAAGGGGGACTTTTTGAATGGTGCCGCCTTTTCTGCACGTGTTCAGGTTGAGGGGTGATCGATAGAGAGAGCATTTTCCCAATTACGACCCATTTTGCCCCGCGAGGGTATCAAGACTCTCAGCACGGAT includes:
- a CDS encoding GAF domain-containing protein — protein: MNTTLPGYKLLSLPLHEGVNTVIYSGVRESDLTPVIVKTLKPEYPTIEEIARLRHEYKIVKTMNLAGIIKGYSVEKHNNGLALILEDFGGDSLKNLITAKHLEINEFLSLAIHLAETLAQLHENKIIHKDIKPQNIIINRKTGQIKIIDFSIATHLERENQILSSPNLLEGTLAYMSPEQTGRMNRSIDYRTDFYSLGVTFYEMLTGKLPHQATDLLELIHCHIAKRPVPPHQQIGEIPQAISDIVMKLLAKTAEDRYQSARGLKADLEICRHQLQANGKIDKFPIGKRDKFGQFIIPQKLYGREQEVATLMAAFERVSGGTSEMMLVSGYSGIGKSSLVNEVQKPILKQRGYFISGKFDQLKRNIPYASLIQAFQGLMRHLLTESSEKLAIWKEKLLEALGSNGQVLVDVIPEVELIVGTQEAIPQLGPSESQNRFNRVFKEFIHVFTKPSHPLVVFLDDLQWADSASLKLIDLLICDPDSQYLLLMGAYRDNEVSPTHPLMLTLEEIQKNGAVVNNIILRPLDISNVSLLVADTLNESSALRNRVSELSELLFNKTQGNPFFLTQMFATLHQEKLLTFDFSAGCWHWSLNQIQAVGITDYNVVELISRNIQKLPEETQDVLKLAACIGDKFNLEVLAIVNEKSESETAADLWEALQAGLVLPLSEAYKIPLVFTSDEMSREVKERIAPDSPLLLSSPAPLPYSYHAPIAYKFLHDRVQQAAYSLIPEFQKQQTHFKIGELLLEHTPTEEIEENIFEIVNQLNVGADFITNQAKKDRLARLNLIAGKKAKAATAYETAVTQLRVGLELLAENSWQSNYDLTLALYVEAVEAEYINTNYEKSAILAEVVLQQATTLLEKVKVYELQIQFYMAQNQMLKAIDTGMQVLDMLGVSLSKDEGNGGFVVELPDIADLDNLPEMTDPYKIAALSILTSLISPVLAANPAILLPLAVTLVKICMEYGYSSIAAFAYAFYSLILCSVIGDIDAGYQSGHLALKLLNKFNANSLKCRVNQLFYGFVIHWKAPAKQALLPLLSAFQSGLETGDIEYAGYCVTVYCASIFLTGERLDIIEEEQEQYLDLALKLKQDYSIYYIQIFHQVTLNLQNESEAKCQLVGKSFNETQMLPVFIETNNTILLFITYLAKTILLYLFKEPKNAVANASLAAEHAVSVMGMVVSAPHNFYYSLALLAVYPQASDAEQQQYISLVEANQEKMQKWAFHAPSNFQHKYELVEAEKARVLGKIGKAMEYYDASIQGAREQGYIQEEALANERAAEFYFSRGREKIAEIYLTDAYYGYVRWGAKAKVQDLSEEYPEFFSRILTKEAPRFDVSRTTSSTTTGSFAALDFASVMKSSQAISGEIVLESLLSKLLKIAIENAGAEKSYLILEKDGQLVVEGTASIDNNEVIVLQSPPIETSQKLPFSLLNYVARTQKDVVLNDASQEGIFTRDSYIVHAQPKSILCMPIVHKGKLIGLLYLENNLTRSAFTPDRLEVLTVLCSQAAISLENARLYANLSEATDNLKQANEQLEDYSRTLEHKVEERTQELKEKNLLLSQEIRDRVQIEQALRISEAQLKKQAEQLELSFQELKRTQTQLIQTEKMSSLGQMVAGVAHEINNPINFIYGNLSHVRTYSENILGLVKLYQEQYPYPTAAIVEDIEAIELDFLMEDLPKVLDSMKVGADRIREIVLSLRNFSRLDEAEMKEVDIHEGIDNTLLILQHRLQAKLDQSAIQIIKEYGPLPLVECYAGQLNQVFVNLLANAIDTLNDQRGPRAIAIRTSVGYGEEEKSPISNPPIAESSTFSSAEVDSSKLGATRKAPQFVVIRICDNGPGMTEEVNRRLFDPFFTTKPVGKGTGLGLSISYQIVVEKHRGQLKCVSHPGQGAEFIIQIPIRQNYQKLALQSQTR
- a CDS encoding DUF2817 domain-containing protein, giving the protein MSYSEAFSPNYITARERFRAASSSFGYQHTAYPIDRVSPTGEELTIDVAIGGSSNPRRCVVISSGLHGVEGFLGSAIQLTLLEKQQLLTSLSPDVKVVFIHALNPYGFAWRRRWNENNIDLNRNFLLSEEVFDGSPKDYPKLNSFLNPTLPPSRFEPYIFQAIWLILRYGMTSLRNTFPVGQYDFPKGLFFGGHAASKTQEILASNLPQWIGNASEVVHIDFHTGLGRWGTYKLLLDGSATSESCSRLAQRFGAETIEPNNTEGVSYPIRGGLKTWCQALLPECRYDLLTAEFGTYSTIKVLKALRAENRAYWWGKSDQSYEWTKDQLVEMFAPISRKWREQCLAQGLDLCKRALMD
- a CDS encoding AbiA family abortive infection protein; protein product: MTDKRKTQLGYFIDFKLWQDALKLLRFEIKQKQSNRHFNTLSMFYYEKLDAACLDAEPQTYFQTKIASSLFYGLKKEFAVFSYVIPKTGLGLRDYKFFTYPMRAVYYAVGLYLLKLSQEFIIETHKKVNRIEAFYGGNLNYKAHELQITATNIYYRSFHEQFKQRIKEETISGNQDKFILQLDIENYFNEISIPKLLHFLHTYVKPSMQASMAYDSFTREQIVCLFQFIANGKSSGIPQSDNNVISSFIGYLYLVFGDLLIDDVLKNCTAIIDFYKIIRYTDDIYISITFKHGISHEDQGILIHSIASQISELLYSRLNLKLNLKTRLYRMAKQDEKEELLKKIRRAYPSDEYTNISEKEEEHKSKETEVSTETPQEKLNKVFKELRQIKKSRVEDYFIRDRDSSTQDEILQSVFDKSVEQILNKPENKKEIRSIFNKFNFDLVKVKPLEILVVLLKDEVSLDNFKNFCLRKNIITISDADLIIKFLSQTNFGEDKLLWKLKQNAHMNDIIDVFIEGKLNCSSPGYYRLACMQMHQIAVMPEVIEQTRLRVLSEKESSYSVALNHLLNEIHAVCIKKENAINKNYDVNDVIKFLHLNNVPHEICIKIRNLFDRRNSNSISHPGSDDSLAWEVTQEEYWDYHENVGKCLDFLL